A single window of Electrophorus electricus isolate fEleEle1 chromosome 16, fEleEle1.pri, whole genome shotgun sequence DNA harbors:
- the cnnm2b gene encoding metal transporter CNNM2 isoform X4 yields the protein MAEPSVPVPTAKMASLIRVRALTLIFLTVSSCLITPTRGKEGGGEETVIIGLRLEDTDDISFMDKGYLRVSERSRVKLRVYGQNINNETWSKIAFTEHERSRVVANIDSSSGDNKSQEETSVLNPCGIRTSDILILPNIVLNRKTSGVVEIEVKPLRKTERSKAYYLCVATSTPAGTHDPWTESTWIYHEGDDTKVIVVEEKKFLLPFWLQVIFISMLLCLSGMFSGLNLGLMALDPMELQIVQNCGTEREKNYARKIEPVRSQGNYLLCSLLLGNVLVNTTLTILLDDIAGNGLIAVVMSTIGIVIFGEIVPQAICSRHGLAVGANTIFLTKFFMLLTFPASYPVSKLLDYLLGQEIGTVYNREKLLEMLRVTDPYNDLVKEELNIIQGALELRTKTVEDVMTPLRDCFMITADATLDFSSMSEIMESGYTRIPVYEEERSNIVDLLFVKDLAFVDPDDCTPLKTITKFYSHPLHFVFNDTKLDAMLEEFKKGPSLTRAEAWALLFLFSSSPVFYTRVVG from the coding sequence ATGGCAGAGCCGTCGGTTCCAGTACCCACTGCAAAAATGGCGTCACTTATCCGGGTCCGAGCCCTGACTCTAATTTTCTTAACTGTCAGCAGTTGCTTAATTACCCCGACGAGAGGCaaagaaggagggggagaggagaccGTTATCATTGGTTTGAGACTGGAGGATACAGACGACATTTCTTTTATGGATAAGGGATATTTGCGGGTCAGTGAAAGGTCTCGGGTGAAATTGAGGGTGTACGGGCAAAACATAAACAACGAGACGTGGTCCAAAATTGCCTTCACAGAACATGAGCGGAGTCGTGTTGTCGCGAATATCGACAGCTCCTCAGGGGACAACAAGAGCCAAGAGGAGACGTCGGTTTTGAATCCATGTGGCATCCGGACATCGGATATATTAATTCTCCCGAACATAGTTTTAAATCGCAAGACGTCCGGGGTTGTGGAAATTGAAGTCAAACCTCTGCGAAAGACGGAGAGGAGTAAAGCTTATTACCTGTGCGTCGCAACCTCGACACCTGCTGGCACGCACGACCCGTGGACAGAGAGCACCTGGATTTATCACGAAGGGGACGACACCAAAGTGATCGTGGTcgaagaaaaaaagtttttgctTCCGTTTTGGCTCCAGGTGATCTTTATTTCAATGTTGCTCTGCCTTTCGGGTATGTTCAGCGGTTTAAACCTGGGGCTGATGGCACTGGACCCCATGGAGTTGCAGATCGTCCAGAACTGTGgaacagagcgagagaaaaacTACGCCAGGAAAATCGAGCCGGTGAGGAGTCAAGGGAATTACCTGCTTTGTTCACTTCTGCTGGGTAATGTTCTGGTGAACACTACTCTGACCATTCTGTTGGATGATATAGCCGGAAACGGACTGATAGCTGTTGTGATGTCAACTATCGGTATAGTTATATTTGGGGAGATTGTGCCTCAAGCCATATGTTCGAGACACGGGCTTGCCGTAGGTGCCAATACAATATTCTTGACCAAATTCTTTATGCTGCTAACTTTTCCCGCGTCGTACCCGGTTAGTAAACTTCTAGATTATCTCCTTGGACAAGAGATTGGGACCGTCTATAACCGAGAGAAACTTTTGGAGATGCTGCGGGTTACTGATCCCTATAACGACCTAGTGAAAGAGGAGCTGAACATCATTCAGGGCGCGTTGGAACTTAGGACTAAAACCGTGGAGGACGTGATGACTCCGCTGCGCGACTGCTTcatgatcactgctgatgccacTCTGGACTTCAGCAGCATGAGCGAGATCATGGAGAGCGGCTACACACGCATTCCCGTCTACGAGGAGGAGCGGTCGAACATCGTGGATCTGCTGTTCGTGAAAGACCTGGCGTTCGTGGATCCCGACGACTGCACCCCCCTGAAAACCATCACGAAGTTCTACAGCCACCCgctgcattttgttttcaacGATACCAAGTTGGACGCGATGCTGGAAGAATTCAAGAAAG